A genome region from Carya illinoinensis cultivar Pawnee chromosome 2, C.illinoinensisPawnee_v1, whole genome shotgun sequence includes the following:
- the LOC122294374 gene encoding cytochrome b5-like — MAKVYTFEEVVKHNNKNDCWIIVFGKVYDVTQFLRDHPGGDEVLVSATGKDATDEFEFVAHSNPAKDMMSKYYIGDIDRPAAPAKQIQNPTQQQIQSSGVGMKIFQFLVPLLILGLALGLRY, encoded by the exons ATGGCTAAAGTTTATACGTTTGAAGAGGTGGTGAAGCACAATAACAAAAACGACTGTTGGATTATCGTCTTTGGGAAG GTGTACGATGTCACCCAATTTCTTCGTGATCATCCGGGCGGTGATGAAGTTTTGGTATCAGCCACAG GAAAGGATGCAACAGACGAGTTTGAATTTGTAGCCCACAGCAATCCTGCAAAAGATATGATGAGCAAGTATTATATTGGTGATATTGATAGACCTGCTGCTCCAGCGAAACAAATACAGAATCCAACGCAACAACAAATCCAATCTTCTGGAGTTGGGATGAAAATCTTCCAATTTCTGGTGCCCTTGTTGATCTTGGGCCTAGCATTGGGCCTGCGCTACTAA